A region of Paenimyroides aestuarii DNA encodes the following proteins:
- a CDS encoding C1 family peptidase: MFRIKLKPFFAAVLIALAATSNVSAQDDLMNKVKANQSANSKAHFTFTDVINLENTSVKDQGSSGTCWSYSGNSFIESEMIRMGKKPVELAQIFTARNAYIEKGKMYVKMHGAVTLGEGGAFHDVMNMYKKYGTVPRSAYTGLQEGQTRNNFSEMSKMTESVLASVVKNDKLSENWLNAYTAVIDSYLGEAPKEFMYEGKKYTPKTFADEVVGINPDDYVEISSFQEYPWYTKFTLLVPDNWAFDQVWNVKQDELVEIVDHALKNGYTVAWGGDVSEKGFSWKNGVAYIPEIDFAQMTAEQKADMFNGPKPEKKVTDADRQKAFDNYETTDDHGMHIVGIAKDQNGKEYYIVKNSWGLSNDYKGYLYMTKEFMKYKATDIMVHKNALPKAITKKLAI; the protein is encoded by the coding sequence ATGTTTCGTATAAAATTAAAACCATTTTTTGCGGCGGTATTAATTGCTTTAGCTGCAACTTCAAATGTATCGGCACAAGACGATTTAATGAATAAAGTAAAAGCAAATCAAAGTGCCAACAGTAAAGCTCATTTTACGTTTACCGATGTAATTAATTTAGAAAACACTTCGGTTAAAGATCAAGGTTCTTCTGGAACTTGCTGGAGTTATTCAGGAAATTCGTTTATAGAATCGGAAATGATTCGTATGGGTAAAAAACCCGTAGAATTGGCTCAAATTTTCACAGCTCGTAATGCATATATCGAAAAAGGCAAAATGTATGTAAAAATGCACGGTGCAGTTACCTTGGGCGAAGGCGGTGCTTTTCACGATGTAATGAATATGTACAAAAAATACGGAACTGTTCCTCGTTCGGCATACACTGGATTGCAAGAAGGACAAACACGCAACAATTTCTCTGAAATGAGCAAAATGACTGAATCGGTTTTGGCATCGGTTGTTAAAAACGATAAGCTTTCAGAAAATTGGTTAAACGCATACACAGCAGTTATTGACAGCTATTTAGGGGAAGCTCCGAAAGAGTTTATGTATGAAGGAAAAAAATATACCCCAAAAACGTTTGCCGATGAAGTAGTAGGGATCAACCCAGATGATTATGTAGAAATTTCTTCTTTTCAGGAATATCCTTGGTATACAAAATTCACTTTATTAGTACCAGACAATTGGGCGTTTGACCAAGTTTGGAACGTGAAACAAGATGAATTGGTAGAAATTGTTGATCATGCTTTGAAAAACGGATATACAGTTGCGTGGGGTGGTGATGTTTCTGAAAAAGGATTCAGTTGGAAAAATGGTGTAGCCTATATTCCTGAAATTGATTTTGCTCAAATGACTGCAGAACAAAAAGCAGATATGTTCAACGGACCAAAGCCAGAGAAAAAAGTAACCGATGCAGACCGCCAAAAAGCATTTGACAATTATGAAACCACTGACGATCACGGTATGCACATTGTAGGTATTGCAAAAGATCAAAACGGTAAAGAGTATTATATTGTTAAAAACTCTTGGGGGTTATCAAACGACTATAAAGGCTATTTGTATATGACCAAAGAGTTTATGAAATACAAAGCCACCGATATCATGGTGCATAAAAATGCATTACCCAAAGCCATTACTAAGAAATTGGCTATCTAA
- a CDS encoding IS982 family transposase, whose product MVNFDKITEIFCLVDEFCQQFFPFLEKNSIGNKSKRPPMMSPSEIISIMILFHLSGFRCFKHFYIFYIQKHMQAEFPKTVSYNRFTELMQSNILPLTMFLKTCCMGNCTGISFVDSTPVRVCKNKRIKNNKVFKDIATVGKSTMGWFYGFKLHLIINEKGEILSFTITQANVDDREPLKNEGFLKGIFGKLFADKGYISKKIADILFVDGVHLITQLKNNMKNCLMTLSDKILLRKRSVIETVNDELKNMCQIEHSRHRSIGNFLTNLISGLIAYSFFPKKPSIQYNELKTNQLTMF is encoded by the coding sequence ATGGTTAATTTCGATAAAATTACAGAAATTTTTTGTCTTGTTGATGAATTTTGCCAGCAATTTTTTCCTTTTCTTGAAAAAAACAGTATTGGAAACAAATCTAAAAGACCCCCAATGATGTCACCCAGTGAAATAATAAGTATTATGATTCTTTTTCATTTGAGCGGTTTCAGATGCTTTAAGCACTTTTACATTTTCTATATTCAAAAACATATGCAAGCTGAGTTTCCTAAAACAGTGTCTTACAATAGATTTACAGAGCTTATGCAATCCAACATACTTCCGCTCACAATGTTTTTAAAAACCTGCTGTATGGGCAATTGTACAGGTATTTCATTTGTTGATTCCACTCCAGTAAGGGTTTGTAAAAACAAGCGAATCAAAAACAATAAAGTGTTCAAAGATATAGCTACCGTAGGCAAGTCCACTATGGGGTGGTTCTATGGGTTCAAGCTTCACTTAATTATCAATGAAAAGGGTGAAATTCTAAGCTTTACTATTACACAAGCCAATGTAGATGACCGTGAACCTCTTAAAAATGAAGGATTTCTCAAAGGGATTTTCGGAAAACTCTTTGCAGATAAAGGGTATATCTCTAAAAAAATTGCAGACATATTATTTGTTGATGGTGTTCATCTAATCACACAACTTAAAAACAATATGAAAAACTGTTTAATGACCTTGTCTGACAAAATACTATTGAGAAAACGTTCTGTTATTGAAACAGTTAACGATGAATTGAAAAATATGTGTCAAATTGAACATTCAAGACATAGATCTATTGGAAACTTTCTTACAAACCTTATTTCGGGTCTAATTGCTTATTCATTTTTTCCTAAAAAACCTTCAATACAATATAATGAACTAAAAACAAATCAGTTAACAATGTTCTGA
- a CDS encoding S9 family peptidase — MKRILVATLSVIALNMNAQEQVLTKELLWQLGRVNPVGITEKGDFLIYKVGFPNVDKNTMEYKTYQISIDGKNAKLLESADGLIKDRNLSPNGKFKLSAEEVKVNKVLGKDRYPELKEANVYVYDGLDYRHWDKDNDGSFNHVFVTNLETNEKIDLLQDEPYYSPQAPFGGDEDYIWHPSGKSVIYVSKKKAGTAYAISTNTDLYEYHLDTKQTDNLTKDNLGYDTHPTFSPNGDLTWLQMKNDGYEADKNDIIVRHKGIDINLTSGWDGTVNSYVWSNDGKKVYFIAPVDGTNQLFEVNFPGLTRIAIQVKQLTNGVFDVASIVGFANDKIVVTRTDFNSAAEVYSFDLKKETWNQITHVNDATYSKIAKSKIEKRYVTTTDGKKMLVWVILPPNFDPNKKYPTLLYCQGGPQSMVSPFYSFRWNFQLMAAEGYVIVAPNRRGLPGFGVEWNEAISKDWGGQAMDDYLSAIDALSKEKYVDSKRLGAVGASYGGYSVYYLAGIHENRFKTFIAHCGVFNLHSMYGTTEETFFPNWDAGGAYWDAETNKDIAKTYYQHNPILLVKNWNTPILIFHGGKDYRVPIGQGQEAFAAAQLQGIKSRFVYLPDENHWVLKPQNALVWQTEFFKWLKETL, encoded by the coding sequence ATGAAACGAATTTTAGTAGCTACATTATCGGTTATTGCTTTGAATATGAATGCACAAGAACAAGTTCTCACTAAAGAATTATTATGGCAATTAGGCAGAGTAAACCCGGTTGGCATCACAGAAAAAGGCGATTTTTTAATTTATAAGGTGGGATTTCCTAATGTGGATAAAAACACAATGGAATATAAAACCTATCAAATTTCAATCGATGGAAAGAATGCAAAACTGCTTGAAAGTGCGGATGGTTTGATAAAAGACAGAAATCTTTCGCCCAACGGAAAATTCAAATTATCTGCCGAAGAAGTAAAGGTAAACAAGGTTTTAGGAAAAGACCGCTATCCGGAATTAAAAGAAGCGAATGTGTATGTGTACGACGGTTTGGATTACCGCCATTGGGACAAAGACAACGATGGATCTTTCAACCACGTTTTTGTAACAAATCTGGAAACCAACGAAAAAATCGATTTGTTGCAAGACGAACCTTATTACAGTCCGCAAGCTCCGTTTGGTGGCGATGAAGATTATATTTGGCATCCAAGCGGAAAATCGGTGATTTATGTATCTAAAAAGAAAGCAGGAACCGCCTATGCTATCAGCACCAATACCGATTTGTATGAATATCATTTAGACACCAAACAAACCGATAATTTAACCAAAGATAATTTAGGATACGATACGCACCCAACTTTTTCTCCTAATGGCGATTTAACGTGGTTGCAAATGAAAAACGATGGTTATGAAGCCGATAAAAACGATATTATTGTACGCCATAAAGGCATTGATATCAACTTAACCAGTGGTTGGGATGGCACTGTAAACAGTTATGTTTGGAGCAACGACGGTAAAAAAGTATATTTTATTGCACCCGTTGATGGAACAAATCAGTTGTTTGAAGTAAATTTCCCGGGGCTCACACGAATTGCAATACAAGTAAAACAGTTAACCAATGGGGTGTTTGATGTTGCAAGCATTGTAGGTTTTGCGAATGATAAAATAGTGGTAACCCGCACCGATTTTAACTCGGCAGCTGAAGTCTATTCATTTGATTTAAAGAAAGAAACTTGGAATCAAATAACGCATGTGAACGATGCAACGTACAGTAAAATTGCCAAAAGCAAGATTGAAAAACGCTATGTAACAACAACCGACGGTAAAAAAATGCTGGTTTGGGTGATTCTTCCACCAAATTTTGATCCTAACAAAAAATATCCGACTTTATTATATTGCCAAGGTGGTCCACAGTCTATGGTATCGCCTTTTTATTCATTTCGATGGAATTTTCAGTTAATGGCAGCAGAAGGGTATGTCATTGTAGCGCCCAACCGTCGCGGTTTACCAGGTTTTGGTGTGGAATGGAACGAAGCCATTTCAAAAGATTGGGGCGGACAAGCCATGGACGATTACCTTTCTGCAATCGATGCTCTTTCTAAAGAAAAATATGTTGATAGCAAACGCCTAGGAGCGGTTGGTGCAAGTTACGGTGGCTATTCGGTTTATTATTTAGCAGGCATACACGAAAACCGTTTTAAAACATTTATTGCGCATTGCGGTGTGTTTAACTTACACAGCATGTACGGAACAACTGAAGAAACTTTTTTCCCTAATTGGGATGCAGGCGGTGCGTATTGGGATGCTGAAACAAATAAAGACATTGCAAAAACCTATTACCAACACAACCCCATTTTGTTGGTAAAAAACTGGAACACGCCTATCTTGATTTTCCACGGTGGTAAAGATTACCGCGTGCCGATTGGTCAAGGGCAGGAAGCATTTGCAGCGGCACAGTTGCAAGGTATTAAAAGCCGATTTGTTTATTTACCCGATGAAAACCACTGGGTGCTGAAACCGCAAAATGCACTAGTTTGGCAAACGGAGTTTTTTAAATGGTTGAAAGAAACGTTGTAG
- a CDS encoding DedA family protein has product MEDFNWGDLINPEFYINLEIAGHKIGLYVVLFIVFAETGLLAGFFLPGDSLLFLSGIYSKALLSEVVVIESDFLNVLGVASLVALAGIIGNLFGYWFGSKSGNYLYQKEDGFLFKKKYLLESKAFFEKHGGRAIIFARFLPVVRTFTPIIAGVANMEFKKFLFYNIISSIAWAFSLIFAGHYLYRFLLDSYGFDLTHYIEYIILIIIIITTVPFVVKLINNKRAKNKK; this is encoded by the coding sequence ATGGAAGATTTTAACTGGGGCGATTTAATCAATCCTGAATTCTACATAAATTTAGAAATAGCGGGCCATAAAATTGGCTTGTACGTTGTTTTGTTTATTGTTTTTGCAGAAACGGGCTTGCTTGCAGGTTTCTTTTTGCCGGGCGATAGTTTGCTTTTTTTATCGGGAATTTACAGCAAAGCTTTGTTAAGCGAAGTAGTGGTTATTGAGAGTGATTTTTTAAATGTTTTAGGAGTGGCTTCGTTGGTTGCTTTGGCAGGAATCATTGGTAATTTGTTTGGCTATTGGTTTGGCTCTAAAAGTGGCAATTATTTGTATCAGAAAGAAGACGGTTTTCTATTTAAAAAGAAGTATTTGTTAGAATCGAAAGCTTTTTTTGAAAAACACGGCGGTCGTGCCATTATTTTTGCCCGATTTTTACCCGTTGTTCGCACCTTTACACCTATTATTGCAGGTGTGGCTAATATGGAATTTAAAAAGTTTTTGTTCTACAATATCATTAGTTCGATTGCATGGGCTTTTTCACTGATTTTTGCCGGACATTATTTGTATCGCTTTCTATTAGACAGTTATGGGTTTGATCTAACACATTATATTGAGTATATTATTCTTATTATCATTATAATAACAACTGTTCCATTTGTTGTGAAACTGATCAACAATAAAAGAGCAAAAAATAAAAAATAG
- the mtgA gene encoding monofunctional biosynthetic peptidoglycan transglycosylase, producing the protein MIKKVLRFIGKVLLYFFGISIGLVVLFKFVPVPFTPLMFIRTFEQMGGDKDLVWKHDWIAIDEMGIPIQKAVIASEDGKFTTHNGFDVKAIEKAYKNNQKGKKIKGGSTISQQTAKNVFLWPGRSYLRKGLEAYFTVLIEIVWGKERIMEVYLNSIEMGNGIYGIEAASQHWFKKPAKNLTKAEAAAIAAILPNPRVYKAKNSSRYIERRKNAIKRQMNFYNNPNYNGE; encoded by the coding sequence ATGATTAAGAAAGTTTTAAGATTCATAGGCAAAGTACTTTTATACTTTTTCGGTATTAGTATAGGATTAGTGGTGCTTTTTAAATTTGTTCCTGTGCCCTTTACGCCGTTAATGTTTATTCGCACTTTTGAACAAATGGGCGGCGACAAAGATTTGGTTTGGAAACACGATTGGATTGCAATCGATGAAATGGGAATTCCTATACAAAAAGCCGTAATTGCGAGCGAAGACGGTAAGTTTACCACCCACAATGGCTTTGATGTAAAAGCGATTGAAAAAGCATATAAAAACAATCAAAAAGGAAAAAAGATAAAAGGGGGAAGCACCATAAGCCAGCAAACCGCCAAAAATGTTTTTCTTTGGCCGGGAAGAAGTTACTTGCGAAAAGGTTTAGAAGCCTATTTTACGGTTTTAATCGAAATTGTCTGGGGCAAAGAACGCATTATGGAAGTGTATTTGAACTCTATTGAAATGGGCAATGGAATTTATGGAATCGAAGCAGCTTCGCAACATTGGTTTAAAAAACCAGCAAAAAATCTTACCAAAGCCGAAGCCGCCGCTATTGCAGCCATTCTTCCCAATCCAAGAGTTTACAAAGCAAAAAACAGCTCGCGATACATCGAGCGTAGAAAAAACGCCATTAAAAGGCAGATGAATTTCTATAATAACCCTAATTACAATGGCGAATAA
- a CDS encoding enoyl-CoA hydratase/isomerase family protein: MLFENILTEKNNAVATITINRPTKLNALNKATIEELHQAFKEFESDKEVRAIIITGSGEKAFVAGADISEFASFNTSEGSELARKGQELLFNLVENLETPVIAAVNGFALGGGLELAMAAHIRIASDNAKMGLPEVTLGVIPGYGGTQRLPQLIGKGRANELIMTAQMIDAPTALSFGLINHMVAQPELMDKAQELALKIAKNSPTAITQAIKAVNANFKDGVNGFNTEIDRFGYCFGTADFKEGTTAFLEKRKADFKGN; encoded by the coding sequence ATGCTATTTGAAAACATTTTAACAGAGAAAAACAATGCTGTGGCGACCATTACCATAAATCGTCCCACAAAATTAAACGCTTTGAACAAAGCAACTATCGAAGAACTGCACCAAGCATTTAAAGAATTTGAAAGCGATAAAGAGGTGCGCGCAATTATTATTACCGGCTCGGGTGAAAAAGCATTTGTTGCAGGAGCAGATATTTCTGAATTTGCAAGTTTTAACACATCCGAAGGATCTGAATTGGCACGAAAAGGACAAGAATTGCTGTTTAATTTAGTGGAAAATCTAGAAACTCCTGTGATTGCTGCCGTGAATGGATTTGCTTTAGGAGGCGGATTAGAGCTGGCAATGGCTGCACATATTCGTATTGCATCAGACAATGCTAAAATGGGCTTACCCGAAGTGACACTAGGTGTGATTCCAGGATATGGTGGCACCCAACGCTTACCTCAGCTTATTGGTAAAGGCAGAGCCAACGAATTAATTATGACCGCACAAATGATTGATGCGCCCACAGCATTGTCTTTTGGATTGATAAACCACATGGTGGCACAACCTGAATTAATGGATAAAGCCCAAGAATTAGCTTTGAAAATTGCTAAAAACTCACCAACGGCAATTACACAAGCAATTAAGGCAGTGAATGCAAACTTTAAAGATGGCGTAAATGGATTTAACACCGAAATTGATCGTTTTGGTTACTGTTTTGGAACAGCCGATTTTAAAGAAGGAACTACTGCTTTTTTAGAAAAACGCAAAGCCGATTTTAAAGGAAATTAA
- a CDS encoding sensor histidine kinase, whose translation MAHPFSIKRTSLQVRIFIAMIFLTIISSVLIAMVTIYQFKKEARNYHQDRLLRKEDAVNEHVNFILQTTPLPVCTENLPLIFKDKIFELSTIHNIQINIYDLKGKLLMTSKGNFVVDKVNNEEISPTVLKIIETTSTKRFTDLRIIDGITYRSAYNYIKDRRFKPLGIISMPVAEETSYYEKQLNSFLILFGQIYIFVIILAIFLAYILSNYITKSIQLISERIQKTNINRKNEKIKVQNTSYEIETLINSYNEMVDKLEESAEKLAQSQREMAWREMAKQVAHEIKNPLTPMKLSVQSFQRKFNPDDEKVNEKIKDFCDTMVQQIDTMSAVASAFSNFASMPAQQNTQINVVKVVQLALDIFNEDFIQFQSTEEEIIAVFDQSQIIRIINNLVKNAIQAIPSYEPFPRILVKVARKNDAVLISISDNGTGIANDIKNKIFEPKFTTKTSGMGLGLAMIKNMIEAYGGTIHFETMIDKGTTFYVQLPITN comes from the coding sequence ATGGCGCATCCATTCAGTATAAAAAGAACGTCGTTGCAGGTAAGAATTTTCATAGCCATGATTTTTCTTACCATCATCTCGTCTGTTTTAATTGCAATGGTTACTATTTATCAATTTAAAAAAGAAGCGCGTAACTATCATCAAGATCGATTGCTGCGAAAAGAAGACGCCGTAAACGAACATGTGAACTTTATTCTACAAACCACTCCTCTACCCGTTTGTACCGAAAATTTACCTTTAATTTTTAAGGATAAAATATTTGAACTTTCTACCATTCATAACATACAAATTAATATTTATGATTTAAAAGGAAAGCTTTTAATGACATCGAAAGGAAATTTTGTGGTTGATAAAGTGAACAATGAAGAAATTTCGCCGACTGTTTTAAAAATTATTGAAACCACCAGCACCAAACGCTTTACCGATTTGCGAATTATTGATGGAATCACCTATCGTTCTGCATATAATTATATAAAAGACCGTCGTTTTAAACCTTTGGGAATTATCAGCATGCCGGTTGCCGAAGAAACTTCGTATTATGAAAAACAACTAAACAGCTTTTTAATTCTGTTTGGTCAAATTTATATTTTTGTAATTATTTTGGCGATATTTCTTGCCTATATTCTATCGAATTACATCACCAAATCCATTCAATTAATCAGCGAACGCATCCAAAAAACCAACATCAACCGAAAAAATGAAAAGATTAAAGTACAAAACACGTCCTACGAAATTGAAACCTTAATCAATTCCTACAATGAAATGGTGGACAAATTGGAAGAATCGGCTGAAAAATTGGCACAAAGTCAACGCGAAATGGCGTGGAGAGAAATGGCAAAACAAGTAGCCCACGAAATTAAAAACCCATTGACACCTATGAAGTTATCGGTGCAAAGTTTTCAGCGAAAATTCAATCCAGATGACGAAAAAGTAAACGAAAAAATAAAAGATTTTTGCGATACCATGGTGCAGCAAATTGATACAATGAGTGCCGTAGCATCTGCATTTTCTAATTTTGCATCGATGCCGGCGCAACAAAACACCCAAATAAATGTGGTGAAAGTGGTGCAATTGGCTTTGGATATTTTTAACGAAGATTTTATTCAATTTCAATCTACCGAAGAAGAAATCATAGCAGTTTTTGATCAATCGCAAATTATTCGCATTATTAATAACCTAGTTAAAAATGCCATTCAAGCAATTCCATCATACGAACCTTTTCCTCGCATTTTGGTGAAAGTTGCGCGCAAAAACGATGCGGTTTTAATAAGCATTTCTGACAACGGAACCGGAATTGCAAACGATATAAAAAATAAAATTTTTGAACCAAAATTCACCACCAAAACAAGCGGCATGGGGCTTGGCCTGGCAATGATTAAAAACATGATCGAAGCTTACGGTGGTACTATTCACTTTGAAACCATGATTGATAAAGGCACCACGTTTTATGTGCAATTACCCATTACTAATTAA
- a CDS encoding CopD family protein — MYLYLKALHIIFVVCWFAGLFYIVRLFVYYAEAQLKPTVEKEILSNQYQIMTHRLWYIITFPSAILATIFGVWMLIENASLLKMPWMHVKLLFVLLLWLYHFKCQQFVTQIKNKNLTKTSSFFRIWNEGATIILFSVVFLVILKSAINWIFGVVGIIGLSLLLMLGIKFYKKIRTKS; from the coding sequence ATGTATCTGTATTTAAAGGCTTTACACATTATTTTTGTAGTTTGCTGGTTTGCCGGACTTTTTTACATTGTGCGCCTGTTTGTATATTATGCAGAAGCACAATTGAAACCAACAGTTGAAAAGGAAATTCTTTCCAATCAATACCAAATAATGACCCACAGATTGTGGTACATCATCACGTTTCCGTCTGCTATTTTAGCAACTATTTTTGGCGTGTGGATGCTTATCGAAAATGCATCGTTGTTGAAGATGCCTTGGATGCATGTAAAGCTGCTTTTTGTTTTGCTACTTTGGTTGTATCATTTTAAATGTCAACAATTTGTAACTCAAATCAAAAATAAAAACCTAACCAAAACAAGTTCGTTTTTCAGAATTTGGAACGAAGGTGCCACTATAATCCTTTTTTCAGTAGTTTTTTTAGTAATTTTAAAAAGTGCAATTAATTGGATTTTTGGTGTAGTGGGCATTATTGGTTTATCATTACTACTTATGCTGGGAATTAAATTTTATAAAAAAATACGCACTAAAAGCTAG
- the hemH gene encoding ferrochelatase, with protein sequence MKGVLLVNLGSPESPTPKDVKPYLDEFLMDKYVIDVPYLLRALIVRGFILRKRPENSAHAYAQIWTDEGSPLIVFSKRMHEKVKKQVDIPVALAMRYGTMTIEKGLQELKEQGVTDVMLLALYPQYAMASTTTIWALADELVATKFPEMKLTKVPAFYNKPDFIQALANSIKKHLEGYDYDHLLFSYHGIPKRHIRKTDVTKSHCKIDGSCCNTASPAHEFCYRHQCFETTKQVVKLLGIPEGKYSETFQSRLAGDKWLTPYTDVEINKMPAKGIKKLAVVTPAFVADCLETLEEIAMRANEDFKEHGGEEFFAVPCLNDEDEWCGVVANWIKDFSK encoded by the coding sequence ATGAAAGGAGTTTTATTAGTAAATTTAGGTTCGCCTGAAAGTCCAACACCGAAAGATGTAAAGCCATATTTAGACGAATTTTTAATGGATAAATATGTGATCGATGTTCCGTATCTGTTGCGGGCTTTAATCGTTAGAGGTTTTATTTTAAGAAAGCGTCCCGAAAATTCGGCGCATGCTTATGCACAAATCTGGACCGATGAAGGTTCGCCTTTGATTGTTTTTTCTAAAAGAATGCATGAAAAGGTGAAAAAACAAGTGGACATTCCCGTTGCTTTAGCCATGCGATACGGCACCATGACTATTGAAAAAGGCTTGCAAGAACTAAAAGAACAAGGAGTGACCGATGTGATGCTTTTAGCTCTGTATCCGCAATACGCCATGGCATCAACCACCACTATTTGGGCTTTGGCTGATGAATTGGTTGCTACCAAATTCCCGGAAATGAAATTGACCAAGGTTCCCGCTTTTTACAACAAACCCGATTTTATTCAAGCTTTGGCAAATTCTATTAAAAAACATTTGGAAGGATATGATTACGACCACTTATTGTTTTCGTACCACGGAATTCCAAAACGCCATATCCGCAAAACTGATGTAACCAAATCGCATTGCAAAATTGATGGTTCTTGTTGCAACACCGCTTCGCCTGCACACGAATTTTGCTACCGTCACCAATGTTTTGAAACCACCAAACAAGTGGTTAAATTGCTGGGAATTCCTGAGGGCAAATACAGTGAAACTTTTCAATCCAGATTGGCTGGTGACAAATGGTTAACACCCTATACCGATGTGGAAATCAACAAAATGCCTGCAAAAGGAATTAAAAAATTAGCGGTTGTAACGCCTGCTTTCGTGGCAGACTGTTTAGAAACTTTAGAAGAAATTGCCATGCGTGCTAACGAAGATTTTAAAGAGCATGGAGGTGAAGAATTTTTTGCCGTTCCTTGTTTGAACGATGAAGACGAATGGTGTGGTGTAGTAGCCAATTGGATTAAAGATTTTAGTAAATAA
- a CDS encoding helix-turn-helix domain-containing protein → MSTQEDVILEDDFICIRLKNESDNLQIVTKDVGNEVLQFHFMLKGSSKFIFNNGSYAMPVNEENSLTLYNPQKNLPIYLELQPHSWIISIIISIKKFHSLFSTEAEFIPFLNKDTINRKHYAQNGITPSMAVVLYQIMNFNLHSSVKKLYYKAKVYELLSLLFNKPEGEEDESCPFKTDEEEIMKIKQAKDILIKNMAEPPTLQKLADEIGLNIKKLKQGFKQVYGDTVYGFLFDYKMEYARKLLDSGTYNVNEVGIRIGYSTASHFIAAFKKKFGTTPKKYLMSLTAN, encoded by the coding sequence ATGAGTACTCAAGAAGATGTTATTTTAGAAGATGACTTTATCTGCATCCGTTTAAAGAACGAAAGCGATAATTTACAGATAGTTACCAAAGATGTGGGCAATGAAGTGTTGCAATTTCATTTTATGTTGAAAGGCAGCAGTAAGTTTATTTTTAACAATGGTTCTTATGCCATGCCGGTGAACGAAGAAAATAGTTTAACACTGTATAATCCGCAAAAAAATTTACCGATTTACTTGGAACTTCAGCCCCATTCATGGATTATTTCAATTATAATATCGATTAAAAAATTTCACAGTCTTTTTTCAACTGAAGCAGAATTTATTCCTTTTTTAAATAAAGATACCATCAACCGAAAGCATTATGCCCAAAACGGTATTACACCGTCTATGGCAGTGGTTTTGTATCAAATAATGAATTTTAACCTACATTCATCGGTAAAAAAACTGTACTATAAGGCAAAGGTTTACGAACTTTTAAGTCTGCTTTTCAATAAGCCCGAAGGGGAAGAAGATGAAAGCTGCCCGTTTAAAACCGATGAAGAAGAAATTATGAAGATTAAACAAGCAAAAGATATCCTCATTAAAAATATGGCTGAACCACCCACTCTGCAAAAGCTTGCCGATGAAATTGGACTGAATATTAAAAAATTGAAACAAGGCTTTAAGCAAGTTTATGGCGATACCGTCTATGGTTTTTTGTTTGATTATAAAATGGAATATGCCCGAAAACTATTAGATAGCGGCACCTATAATGTAAACGAAGTGGGCATTCGCATAGGTTACAGCACTGCCAGCCATTTTATTGCCGCTTTTAAGAAAAAATTTGGCACAACGCCTAAAAAATATTTAATGTCGTTAACCGCAAATTAA